In Astatotilapia calliptera chromosome 16, fAstCal1.2, whole genome shotgun sequence, one genomic interval encodes:
- the insig2 gene encoding insulin-induced gene 2 protein — MSLTLTTMSGRTVTDDQQQWSRSGEMQHSRGPYISAITNRTTNLLIRGAMLFSVGVFLALVLNLLQVQRNITLFPPDVITSIFSSAWWVPLCCGTAAAMIGLLYPCIDSRLGEPHKFKREWSSVMRCVAVFVGINHASAKVDFANNVQLSLTLAALSIGLWWTFDRSRSGFGLGICIAFLGTLATQLLVYNGVFQYTSPDFLYIRSWLPCIFFAGVITMGNIGRQLALYEYKFIQDKSHQD, encoded by the exons ATGTCTCTAACCTTGACGACGATGAGCGGAAGAACAGTGACCGACGACCAGCAGCAGTGGTCGAGGTCTGGAGAGATGCAGCATTCTCGTGGACCATACATCTCAGCTATCACCAACAG GACGACCAACCTGTTGATCCGAGGGGCCATGTTGTTCTCTGTGGGCGTCTTCCTGGCCCTGGTGCTTAACTTACTTCAGGTACAGAGGAACATCACCCTGTTTCCCCCTGATGTCATAACCAGTATCTTCTCTTCGGCCTGGTGGGTGCCGCTCTGCTGTGGGACAGCCGCAG CAATGATTGGGCTGTTGTACCCCTGCATCGACAGCCGTCTGGGTGAACCACACAAGTTCAAGCGGGAATGGTCTAGCGTGATGCGCTGCGTGGCTGTGTTTGTGGGTATCAACCACGCCAGTGCT AAAGTGGATTTTGCCAACAATGTTCAGCTGTCTCTGACTCTGGCAGCTCTTTCCATTGGCCTGTGGTGGACATTCGATCGCTCCCGCAGCGGCTTCGGTCTGGGAATCTGCATTGCCTTTTTGGGTACGCTGGCCACCCAGCTCCTGGTTTACAACGGAGTTTTCCA GTACACGTCGCCTGATTTCCTTTACATTCGCTCGTGGTTACCCTGCATCTTCTTTGCAGGAGTAATAACTATGGGAAACATTGGACGGCAACTAGCTTTG TATGAATACAAATTCATTCAGGACAAGAGCCATCAGGACTGA